The bacterium DNA segment TGTTGGTCACTTCGTTTTAGGAATAATCTACTCCCGTGCAGATGAAAATGTGGATGAAAGAAAAATTTATCATCTTGATAATCTTCAGAATATAACTTCAGTCGTTAAGGATTTTACCTTCTTTGTACAAGAAAAATATCTGATTGCAGAAGATAGACCAGGAAGTGGCAATACAAAAAATATAGGCTCGGTGGTCAATATTGATGAGTTGATAAATGGAAGCGGGCCTTTTGCAAAATTTGGAGAAGAGGTATTTGATGATTATTGGATGTATTATCTGACGAAGGATATGGCAAGAGCTGTAGATCTCAAAGGTTCTCCTTATAAAAATCTCAAAGAATATTTACAATATAAAAAATTAGAGGTATGAAAGATGAATAGAGCCAATCCCCAACAGATGACATTGATTAAGGAAATTCCTGTTTTTCCTTCTACCCGCTATCAAGGGAGCAAACTAAAGATAGTAGATTGGATATGGGAAAATATTAAAGATTTAAAGTTCCATACCGCTCTTGATGCATTTGGAGGCACGGGGTGTGTTGCCTACCTCTTTAAACAGAAAGGGAAACAGGTTACTTACAATGATATATTGAAATTCAATTGGTTTATAGCACTTGCCTTGATTGAAAATGACTCTGTAACCCTGACCTCAAATGATATAACCTTTTTAGTTACTAATCATAAAGAGATTAAATATCCTTCTTTTGTTTATGATACATTCAAGGACATCTATTTTACCGATGAAGAAAATCAATGGATAGATGTTGTTATTACTAATATAGATCAATTAGACAATCTATATAAAAGGGCTCTTGCTTATTATGCCCTTTTTCAGTCTTGTATAATTAAAAGACCATTTAATCTCTTTCATAGAAAGAATCTTTACTTAAGGTTTTCTGATGTTGAAAGGAACTTTGGGAATAAAACCACATGGGATACACCTTTTTCCACACATTTTAGAAAGTTTATTGGTGAAGTCAATCAAGCAGTGTTCTCTAATGGTTTGCAGAATAAAGCAGTTAATTTAGATGTTTTTGATGTTGAAGGAAACTTTGATCTGGTTTATATTGATACGCCATATATTTCAAAAAAGGGTGTAGGGGTTGATTATTTTAGTTTCTATCATTTTTTAGAGGGTTTGGTGAGGTATTCTGAATGGGAAAAGATGATTAATTATCGCACAAAACATAAAAAATTGAGAAGTGATAAAAATCCGTGGATTGATAAAAATCAAATTTGTTCAGCTTTTGAAAGATTAATTAAGAAGTTTGCAGATAGTATTCTGGTTATTTCATACAGGTCAGATGGTATCCCTACAATTTCCGAATTGGTAAATCTGTTAAAGAAATACAAATCAGATGTAGAAGAATTAACGCGCAAAAATTACAAATATGTTTTGAGCAACAACGATTCGGAAGAGGTCTTACTTATTGGAAAATAGAAAAGTAGGGAAGCAACTTCATCTAACACAGCATAAAAGGTTCGTGCCGTGCGGCACTCACCCAAATTTTTGCTTCGCAAAAACTTCTTTTATGCTGACACCGTTATACGCAATTCTGCCGTATGGCGTTTGAAGATAGATAATTATGAGAAAGAAAAATAGTAGGAGAAATAGATACATATTAAACAGAATTACCGTTAATCCTAAAGTAATGGTTGGTAAGCCGACTATTAGAGGATTAAGAATTACTGTTGAGCAAGTTTTAAAGGCTCTTGCTAATGGAATTCCAACTGAGGAAGTACTCAAAGAGTATCCAGAACTTGAGCCAGAAGATATTCATGCTGTTTTTGTATTATGCAACTGAATTAGTAAGCGAAGAACAAGTTTTTCCAGTTGCAGTATAAGGTATAAAAAATGAATCAAAAAGAACTAAGATTTTTAGTCGATGTTGGTGTTGGAAAGAAAGTAGAAAATTGGCTTTTAAGAAGTGGTTATAACATAAAAGATGTAAGAGATATAAATCCAGGGTAACTATTCACCACGAAGAACACGAAGGACACGAAGAAAATTAGATGGTCTCTGATGCGTCTCTGTGTCTGTGCGGTGAAATAGTTACGATTAAAATGAGGATAACAAAATGCATCCAGTATTTTTAAAGATAGGGCCAATTACCATTTATTCCTATGGTGTTATGCTGGCTATGGCATTTGCCACAGGAATATATTTAGCCCAAAAAAGGGCAAAAAACATTGGATTGAATTCAAAAATAATTATTGACTTAGGTATTTATATCCTGATAGGTTCAATTATTGGCGCAAGGCTTCTTTATGTCCTGACTAATTTAGACGAATATAAATCTCAACCATTACAAATAATCTTCTCAAGGTATGGATTTATATTTTATGGTGGATTAATAGGGGCAACGATTGTCAGTATCTGGTATTTAAAGAAACAGAAATTACCTGTCTGGGAAATAGCAGATGTCGTGGCACCGTCTATCGCCATAGGTCAGGCAATAGGTAGGATTGGGTGCTTTTTAAATGGATGTTGTTATGGGAAACCCA contains these protein-coding regions:
- a CDS encoding DUF433 domain-containing protein, which gives rise to MRKKNSRRNRYILNRITVNPKVMVGKPTIRGLRITVEQVLKALANGIPTEEVLKEYPELEPEDIHAVFVLCN
- a CDS encoding DNA adenine methylase — translated: MNRANPQQMTLIKEIPVFPSTRYQGSKLKIVDWIWENIKDLKFHTALDAFGGTGCVAYLFKQKGKQVTYNDILKFNWFIALALIENDSVTLTSNDITFLVTNHKEIKYPSFVYDTFKDIYFTDEENQWIDVVITNIDQLDNLYKRALAYYALFQSCIIKRPFNLFHRKNLYLRFSDVERNFGNKTTWDTPFSTHFRKFIGEVNQAVFSNGLQNKAVNLDVFDVEGNFDLVYIDTPYISKKGVGVDYFSFYHFLEGLVRYSEWEKMINYRTKHKKLRSDKNPWIDKNQICSAFERLIKKFADSILVISYRSDGIPTISELVNLLKKYKSDVEELTRKNYKYVLSNNDSEEVLLIGK
- the lgt gene encoding prolipoprotein diacylglyceryl transferase — its product is MHPVFLKIGPITIYSYGVMLAMAFATGIYLAQKRAKNIGLNSKIIIDLGIYILIGSIIGARLLYVLTNLDEYKSQPLQIIFSRYGFIFYGGLIGATIVSIWYLKKQKLPVWEIADVVAPSIAIGQAIGRIGCFLNGCCYGKPTTLPWGVMMPGSNPLDLTPLHPTQLYSSLANLLTFLILSYLWQKRKFTGQIFLSYLILYSIARFMIEIYRGDNPEMLFHLTLSQIISIFIGLVAMTIYGRKEIGNRQISIEKESM